The genome window GCTCCACGCTCAGCCCTCTCCTTAATCCATGCCAGGTGCGGCTCCGACCCGGAGAGCCCTGCGAGACAGGGTTATGTAAACATCTTTGCCACTAAGATCCCTCTAATTGATTATGAAAACGAGGAAACACTTTTAGCAGAGCCGCAACTTTACCCGGCTCCTTCCCCAGGTCAGGGAGCAGGAGGCTTTTGAGCAGATCTTGGAAGCgatagagcagcttccaggactgaaaggggctccaggaaagctggggatcagggggtgcagggacagaacgaggggaagggtttagagctgaaagaggggagagcgagatgagatcttggggagaaatgttttcctgtgagggtggcgaAGAGCTGGAATTGTTGCAGAGCTGGAATTGTTTCTCCTCTGCACAGTGGCTGATCCAGACCCCGAGCCAGTTGTAGTGAGATAGGGGTAGCTTCTAAGAGACCACAGCAGCACCTGAGTTTATTGGCATTGCCAAGCTCAGTTGGCTCAACAAGCAGCCAGTTTGCACCTGGAGTATCCCTGTAGGGGTTTGGCtcgtgtcatagaatcatagaataaccaggttggaagagacccagagGAACCATCCTTATCCCCCTCCTAAAAACCTTAGAAAAGTCATAGCAGGCAGGCTGGCTGGTGGGATTACATTTGCAGCTTGGTTTCATGTTGAGGGAGATGGATCCCCTGTAGAGCATCTGCTTTATCTTTCCTCCAAGCCCTCAGCATCTTCTCGTGCCTGATCAGGcatcactgaagaaaaacaggGGGCCTGGtgctggaaaaggagagaaCGTAGGAAAAGCTGATGGCAGCGGAGTTGCTCTGTTCTTAAAGGCAGCTTGAGCTCTTTCTGATCCTTAAAGCTTTACGCTGTGTACCTTGACGGGCTAAGCTGCTGTAATTAGGCACCGCTGAGTCCCATGACCCAacacagccagctctgcctctaATCCAAAGTCACTCACCCCTGGGAGAGGAGCTTGGCACAGTTTGCCGAGATGGGCAGGCAAAAACTCTGAGAGAACTGCAAATCCTCTCCCAGCACTTTCCCCAGAGTTGGAATCTCGGTgctggtggggaaggggaagagtcTGTAGTGTTGGCTGAGCGTCCACTGGATCTCCTGGCAGAGCCTGTGTCccctggaggtgctgcagcctgcGAGTTCTTGTCCTTCTCAGAATCAATTAGACTCCAAAATCGCTAACACCTACAGAAAACTCTAGCCTGGAATCAAATTTCCTCTCTCTTGATCTGAGCAGAACCTGTCAGCATCCCAGCAAGCTTGGCAGAAACGCAAGGGTTGtttttgtagaatcacagaatggtttgggttggaagggacctcaaagcccatccagatccaacccctgccatgggcagggacacctcccactggatcaaggggctcaaagccccatccagtctggcctagAAGCTTGGGAACCAAGCCTGGAGCTGTTTCATGTCATTTAAGGGCAGTGGGACATGACATCCGCTGACCTCAGGGATCTTCTCAGTTCCAGGGAGGCGTGTGGTCCCTCAGCACGGTGCTGTGCGATGCCCTGATGACCATGGACGTGATGCTGTGCACAGCCTCCATCTTCAACCTCTGTGCGATCAGCGTGGATCGGTAAGTGCGTTCCTCGTCTTCAGGCCAGAGGAGAGCACGGTGTCCTGGCATTGACTGGCTCCCATCAACCTTGCTAGAGTCCCACACAGGGAGGCCACATCCTCTTCTCCCCTAAGCAGCACgcgggctgcatccagagccgtgggagcagcagggtgggaggggatcctgcccctctgctccgctcagggagacccacctggagccccaagtccagttctggatcctcagcacagggaggacacggagctggtggagcgagtgcagaggaggccacggagatgatccgagggctggagaacatcttgtatgaggagaggctgtgagagttggggttgttgagcctggagaagagaaggctgcggggagaccttagagcagcttccaggactgaaaggggctccaggaaagctggggaggggctctgggtcagggagggcagggacaggacgaggggaagggttttgagatgaaagaggggagatggagatgagatcttcatagaatcaccagtttagaaaagacctctcggatcatcgagtccgaccattcccatctgccactaaaccatgtccctgagcaaaaccaaaagagaacttaggaagaaatactttcctgtgagggtgggaggccctggcccaggctgcccagagcaggggtggctgccccatccctggaggggttcaaggccgggttggatggggcttggagcccctgatcccctgggaggtgtccctgcccctggcaggggtgggactggatgggctttgaggtcccttcccacccaaaccattctgtgattctgcaccCCCATCACCAGCTGCGTGTCCCACCAGCCCCCTTATGGTTGTAGCCCAGGCCTTGACTGCATCAATAGCTTAACAGGTGGGAGGCTGGTGGCAACCAGCTTTGGGACCACCCCGTTCTTCTCCCGGTGATGACCCCACGCCTGGACTGACTCACCTGGTCCTGTGTTGGCAGGTTTATCGCTGTCTCAATCCCCTTGAACTACAACCGGCGGCAAATCGACCTGCGGCAGCTGATCCTCATATCCACCACCTGGATCTTCGCCTTCGCCGTAGCGTCCCCAGTCATATTTGGCCTCAACAACGTCCCAAACCGGGACCCCAGCTTGTGTCAGCTGGAGGATGACAACTACATCATCTACTCCTCCATCTGCTCCTTCTTCATCCCCTGTCCCGTCATGCTGGTGCTCTACTGCGCCATGTTCCATGGACTCAAGCGCTGGGAAGAAGCCAGGAAAGCCAAGCTCCGGGGTGGCATCTACGGGGCCAACAGGAAGCTCTACCACCCCTCAACCTTTACGGAGCGAGAGCGGACGGGACTGGAAGCACAGGAGTGCGGCCCTTGCGCCTGCACCAACCACCCTGGGGACTATGTGATGAACAATGGGATCCAGGCTGTCTCCTACCCACACCTCAAGTTCCCACAGCCGGGACACGGTCGGAAGCGAGCCAAGATCAACGGCCGCGAGCGCAAGGCCATGCGGGTGCTGCCCGTTGTCGTTGGTGAGGAGCAGCGGGTGCTGGGTGGGAAGGGGGTAGCGCTGTCCTGCAGCACAGCCGGGGCTGGTAGGACTCGCTTGAACATGGAGAAGGGCTGGGAGGACTCGCTTGAACGTGGAGAAGGGCTGGGAGGACCCGCTTGAACGTGGAGAAGGGCTGGTAGGACTCGCTTGAACATGGAGAGGGGCTGGTAGGACTCGCTTGAACGTGGAGAGGGGCTGGTAGGACTCGCTTGAACGTGGAGAAGGGCTGGGAGGACTCGCTTGACCGTGGAGAAAGGCTGGTAGGACTTGCTTGAAGGTGGAGAGGGGCCGGTAGGACCCACTTGAACGTGGAGAAGGGCCAGTAGGACCCGCTTGAACggggagaagggctgagaggacTCGCTTCAACAGGGAGAAGGGAACACGTGCTTCCCAACTCCACGCGGGTGCTTGGGAAGTGATGAGAGGTGCCGAGAACCACTCTTTCCCCTCGCTACAAGAGGTGAGGGCAAGAGAAAAGACACCTCCCTCTTGCTTCTCCACCACCCCAGTGGTGGGTTTTGGTCCTCTTAGACTTCTCTGAAAATCCACTCTCCCTGTGTTCCTGTGGAACAGCTGAGTGGTGGCGTAAGAGCAGCCGTACCCATCGCTTGGTGTGATGGAAGATGTTCCACGATGAACACCCTCTACTCTTAGAGCCAGAGCTGGGCCAACAACCACTGTccctgggaaaggggctggagctcctccccTACAAGGACAGACAGAGAACTGAGGGTTGTTCTGCTtggaaaaggctccagggagaccgtagagcagcttccaggactgaaaggggctccagaaaagctggggaggggctctggatcagggagggcagggacaggatgagggtgaatggtttgaagctgaaagaggggagatggagatgagatcttgag of Phaenicophaeus curvirostris isolate KB17595 chromosome 5, BPBGC_Pcur_1.0, whole genome shotgun sequence contains these proteins:
- the DRD4 gene encoding D(4) dopamine receptor, encoding MTMDVMLCTASIFNLCAISVDRFIAVSIPLNYNRRQIDLRQLILISTTWIFAFAVASPVIFGLNNVPNRDPSLCQLEDDNYIIYSSICSFFIPCPVMLVLYCAMFHGLKRWEEARKAKLRGGIYGANRKLYHPSTFTERERTGLEAQECGPCACTNHPGDYVMNNGIQAVSYPHLKFPQPGHGRKRAKINGRERKAMRVLPVVVGAFLFCWTPFFVVHITRALCKSCSIPTQVTSTVTWLGYVNSALNPIIYTVFNTEFRNFFRKVLRLFC